The Salvia miltiorrhiza cultivar Shanhuang (shh) chromosome 2, IMPLAD_Smil_shh, whole genome shotgun sequence DNA window caccattgatgtggcaaTGTTAATTAGGAAGGAGAAtcaataaatcttactctaattaaaattatcttactctaattacaattgccacatcagtggtgggcacgttattcttgcccacggtgggtaggtgatcggttctgttgCAGAGGACATCGCCGAATTGTTTTGGCTTAATCTCTGTCAGATACATGATTAGTGCGCCTACCGTTTTCGTCTAATTTTGCTCTAACACTTGAATATATAATACGGTTAAGGAATTTTGCGCTCTTCTTAATCCGGGGTCCTACGTGGCATCTCTAAGAATTCACCATTCAAAatccctgcaattctagagccTCTAGCTTAATTGTATTGCGCTTAGCAAAATACATCCAACAtggcatattttattttaattcttaaaaCACAGAATGAAGTTCTCTTCCCCAAATTCAATTCCCCTAAACCCCCCGTCTCCACACTACTCTCCCCTCCTCCGTCTGAAATCAGCGCCGCCCCTCCCTCTCCCACCGTGAATCCCTCCCTTCGTTTGTCTATTGCAGCTCCACACCATCCTCTCCCCTCTCCCGCGGCGATTACTCTGGCCCCAAATCGGCACCGTTGCCCTTCCTTCCTGTCTCCGCGTAGCAATTTCTCCCTCTCTTCCACCGCGATTCGCGTCACCGCCGCTGCCGCAATCACCAGAGGTCTGCTCCGATCTGCCTCCCACTCCACCAATTTCTTCGTTCTGCCTCCCGCAGCGATTCGCTTCGCAGCACTCAGGCCCCAAGTCGGCGCCGCCTCAACCACCATTCTCTGACCCGACCATGGGATGGGTCATATCCAACGCCAATGGCTACCCGGCCGCATCTATGCGCCGTCGACCACCGTATTGACCCCTTGCTCTAACATGGTAAGTATTAAAGATTACGTTTCACTGGGTTGGATATGGAATGATTAGTGCTTAATTTTAGAAATAACAAATTTTGGAAATACAGCCCTCTCTTCAAATCCCTTTCAGCGCCAGTTTATCGCCGCCTCCTCTATGGTAATTGGTAAGTATTCTATTaggaaatattaaaattttaaatatagaatgatttaTGTACTTTAGAAAGAACAGATTTTGGAAAGATTAAAAGTTTATACAATGATTTAGATAAATATTTAAGAATGGAAACTTTAAAACCTcgatttttagttataaatttattagtttACTGTCTATTCTGCTGCATCCACTCAATGTTTGCTAGAAATAAGTTCCTTTAGTTCTGCATACAGTGTGTTTGATAAAATTCTTGAGATAACCCTGCAAATTTTTTTCTTCACTTTCTTGAGATTATCTCTTGCCAATTCTTTATGTTCTTAGATGTTTGGAGTATGTTCTTAgatgtttttcaattttttttatattattatgaaTAATTGAAATCTACCATAATATGTAGAGAGTTTCCACTCAATACTACTGTTTTCAGAGAAATTAACATAGAAATCAATTACCTTTTTCTCTAATTTGTTTCAGAGTTGAGGCCAATGTCAGTGCTCTCACTAATTTTGAAGTGCTTGACCTTTTGAGATCAAGAGGTGCTGGAAGGGATGCGTCTTGAGCTATTGCAACCGTATCTCAATCTGAGTTCAAGGTTGGGAATTCGTAGTTATGATCATCAAGTTATGTTAGAAATTTATCGCATATctcatattttttgtttttcgttTAGGTTTTTGATTATCTAGAGGGGACTATTGCTTGCAATCAAACAAGTAAAATTATTGGTAACTTCGTTGAAGAGTGCCAAAAATTTGACCTGGCCAAGGCAAAGATTCTTAATATAAGACCAAGAAGTGGGCCTAAGCTTTTCCCGGTAATATCTATCGTTTGTTGTTaccaattttcttttcattggTGTGCTTTTAATCCTTGCTGTGTTGTTGAATTGCCATTTTGtactttattttttcatattgtTTGCATCTTTTAGTTGAAAAAGTCATCCACATTGTGAAATTTATCAATGTTGTTTGTccagttttgttgagttttgcaATCCAAgtcatgacaaaaaaaaatgaagatattatttttctgAATCAGTTGAGATGTTATGCCGtcggtttatgaaaatgcatagCAAATATGAAAATGCATTTTGAATACCCTGTATGATTTGCAGGAATTCTAGCTGGAGACAAAGAGATTGCTCCAAATTTCGCAGCAGGGtaataatatatgtatttatatatgtatgtgtgctcttcttttattattatgaaattgTCTGTTGTACGTGTCATCACTGTCATGAAGCAGGGTGAAGAATACATGTACATGTGAAAAAGTTTGCTATATTAGCTGTTAgttaacaaaattaaatagtaaaaaatGGTACCCCTCGAGGGCCAACTATGTCTTGGTTAATAGAAAAGTGTTCctctatattttatttcattgttGTATGCTACCCCTACCGGTGTCAAGTTTCTCCTTCTTTGAGTTACAAAGGGTTGGTTGTATTTAAATGGTTAGTGATTTCTGTATGTTGTCCACATCTGTGCCATCTAAAATGAGTTTTAACTTCATATTCAACTTATCTCCTATTTCGACTGAAGGCAATTTTGATTGCTCTGGGgcctttatattttaatattttatacatgGAGAATGTTGTCCAACAGCTGAAATGTTTTTAAAGAAGATAAACACCAATTTTACACCAgaaagctatacaagaaaagaAACTTACAAAAATGACGATTCTTGTCTTGCTCTTTGCTTTATATACTTGACATGCTTATGGAATCTAATTAAATTGGTTGTTGTGATTTTCTTGTAGGGGCCTAGCAGTTGGAGGATGCTCTATGGTCTGGATATGAACTCTGACAAAGGAATTTTGCTTGCTGCAGATAATTTTGGGCTTCTCTATATGTGCGTATTTCCTGTATATTAAGCTCTTTGCGGAtgtattttgtgaaatttttagctaaaaaaatgagaaaagaaaaaacgtGTTAACTCACTGCCAATGTTACTAGCATCACTACTATTGCAACATTCTCACATATGGTTTCATACTTGCTGGTGAATATTTTAAACGGATCCATTAATATGTTGATTGCCTTCAAGGAACACTAATTAAAGTTTCTTAATATCGTCATAGACAttccatttttttcttatcttcTTCAAGTTATATGTTGTTTGATTTTAGCTTTATATGCAAACTTTTCATTTTGATATATATGCAACATCATCCAGCTGTCCTACACCAGCCATAAGCGTGCCCAAAAGCATGGAAGATTTGATAGAATGCATGAATGTGTGTAATATTTCTTTGGCAAGTTATGAATTACGGTAGATTTACAGTTTTAAATGCATATACAGGATCGATGCGCACTCCAACAATGTGACAGGAAAACCTATATTGATtcacaagaaaaagaaaaaaaaaaagcgaaGTTACCGGTTTACACTGTCATCCTCTCCAACCAGATCTACATATTTTGAGAGTCAAAAcataaaatattcatataattttatatttttcaacaaatataatttgttttactattttaaatttaatttgatgttaAGTAACAAAGAATTTGTTATTCTTACATCATAGGTTTCTCTAtttcaaattaataatatatatataaaaacttattaacataaaaactatattttatCATAGAATTGATGATATTGCACTAAACATATAAATTTATTGTACTCGTGATATTCTATTATTCAACTAATATTTATCGTTATTTTCAAGTTTCGGCTGGTGTCCGACGGGTAGTGGGTGGCGTGTGGTGGGTATcgacgggtagcgggttggTGGATACCCggcgggtagcgggtatccgcgagTCGCGTGTATGAGTGGCAAATAGTAGTGTACAAGaagttaaaattttctctaaaatttgTTGCAGTTTCATGAtgatttatttgttgagtggtTGATTGTAGGATGTCGACGCCGAGAAGCAGCAGAGCCCTTACCTCTCAAGCCTCAGCGAGTATTCGACGGGTAGTGAGTGACGGGtatccgacgggtagcgggtgaCGGATGCCCGATGGGTCGCGGGTATGAGTGGCAAATAGTAGTGGATGgcaaataattttttcaaatatatgttTCGCTAAGTCATGTTAAGGATGAAAGTCATCTTTAACttattatttcattttagtTCGATGTGTAACGTAGACTTATATCatattaacagttttttttagtgaataatctccataatttataaatatattaaaataataatttttacatttttttatataaattataacatcaaatgatacccgtcgaaattcgacgggttacacactaatTCTTTGATTTATTGAAACTAACTACAGAGCTTTGTTGTATGTTGTTAACTCAATCAATGCACATTTGTGAGCTCAACAATGAGCAATGAGAGAGATGTACTGATAcgagtagggatgtcaatcgggtcaaTCCATCAGACTTCGAGCTAGCTCTATCGGATTATCGGGTTATTCGGATGCGGACTAATTGGGTTGAAAAATTTTCGAGTCAGAAATTTTCAACACTAAttctaaacgttcgggtttcgggctagcccatcgggctagtcgggtttaaaaaattattttaaaaaaataattaatatatatttcttgataatattatatttgtaataaataaatacatgtatAAATAAGTAATTTGAACATGACTTATATAATAACTAATATGCCACTCTTATAGATATAAACATATTTGATAAATAATTACTatcattttttagtttttacatttaaatattttatgtcaagTATTTGATTACAAAATACAAAGAATtgaaatgatgagtataatattgaatcaaaatatatttcactaatttttgaaaaaattaacttattatactaattttcataagcAAAGTAGTGAAGTTGAAAATTCAgataacgaaaaaaaaaatcatataatcaaGCGAACACATTATTTTCGAGTTAACCCTATAGGATTTCGGGCTACTCGGCTACGGACTATTcgggttgtaatttttatcgaTTTGAAAATTATCAGTTATAACCCTCTCGAATTGACGGGCTAATCGGACCAACTCACGGATTTCGGGCTGAATTGACAAATACAGGCACCCAATTTGTGACCTAATAAAAGTGTTAGATTTGCTGAAATGGGAATCATATATCATCAATTAATTTACCAATAATCGTTGCAGGAGCAAGAACCAGAGCTGAAATGGTGGAACCTGTGTCGATCCCTAACCACAATAACACGATCAAAAGCTTTAGACACCAATTTTGCTGCTTGGTGACAATCACTGCAGATTCTCAAATTTTTAACTATTCTAATGGGTGCAGGAGCAGCCGTTGCAAACAAGCCAAAGGCGATAGCCAGTTTCTCACTATGTCTAAACAGATTAGTttccttctcttcttcatctaTATCAAGCAAAACCTCATCCGTGCCCGGTGCATAGCCTAGGCTCTTCAACCTCCTCACCATCTCCGCCAGCATCGCCTCGATCTCCCTCATCCGCGGGTGTGATCTGTCTCCGGCCACGAACTCGTGCACGCCACCACCGGCCTCGATTACACTGCATCCGGGAGTTTTAACCACACCTTGCCGTGTCATCATCTCTCTGATCTCCACCACATTCTCCCAGTTCCCTTTGGAAGCATAGATATTCGACAGCAACACGTGGAAGCCGTCGTGCTGAGGCTCGAGTTGGATTAGTTTCCTCCCTAACCTCTCCCCCATTTCCTTGTCACCGTGTTTCTTGCAAGCTCCGAGCAGAGCGCCCCAAGTAGCAATGTCGGCTGCCATAGGCATCGTGTCGATAACTTCCTCTGCTTCCTTCAGCAACCCGGCTCTCCCAAGAAGATCCACCAAGCATCCATAGTGTTTAATGTTGGGTTCAATGCCGTAATCCTTCACCATAGAATCGAAACACTCACGCCCCTTCTCCACCAGACCTATATGCCGGCAAGCACCAAGAACTGCCACGAAAGTTACCTCATTTGGCAACATTCCGCGTCTTTTCATCTCCTCAAACGTCTCAAGCGACCTCTCCACCTGCCCGTTCATGGCCAGGCCGAGAATCAGGGCATTCCACGAAGAAACGCCCTTCTCCTCCATCCCATCGAAGACCTCCATAGCTTCCTCAACACTTGCACACTTCATGTACATGTTGATGAGAGTTGTGCCGAGGATCATGTTCACCTTCATCCCATTCTTCCGTATGTAAGCGTGCAACCACTTGCCCTGCTCGAGGGCAGCAAGGTGGGCACACGCTGAGACCACGCTCACCAGAGTGGTCTCATCGGGCTTAACAACACCTCCTCGCTGCATCTCATGAAACAACGCTAACATCTCTGAGAAATTGCCGTGCTGGGCATTGCCGGATATCATTGAACTCCACGACACAACGTCCTTCTCAGGCATGCTATCGAACAACTCCCTAGCCTTGTCCACCAACCCACATTTGATGTAGCCAGATATCATAGAATTCCAAGAAATCATGTCCAAAACACAGCCAGCTTCGAACAACTTCTCTGCTGCAGAGACATCCTCCCATCTCGAATACATGTGAATCAGAGCATTCTGCAGATTCACATAAGATTCAAAACCAACTTTTGTGACCAAACCATGAACTGATTCCCCCATCCTCGCCCGCACCAAATGCGAACAAGCAGAGAGCACGGAGACGAGGACTACCTCGTCGACACTAATTCCTTTCCTACACATTGCCAAGAACATATCTAAGGCCTCTTCATACATCATATTCTGCTCATAACAAGATATCATAGCAGTCCATGACACAACATCCTTCTCCTCCATTTCATCAAACAGTTGATGTGCCTCAATCAACCTACCACTCCTCCCCAACAATACTATCATAGAGTTAGAAGCAATGATATTCCGTTTAGGCATTCGAGCATACAACGCCTTCGCATCCTCAACGCTCCCCGCCGAAACATATCCAGCCAATATTGAGTTCCAAGAAACCGAATCCAATGCAGGACTTTCGTCGAACACCTTGCGCGCATCGCCAATTCGCCCACACACGCTGTACATAGTTATCAAATTGTTCACCACGTAAACATCGCCACAGAATCCCATCTTGacgacatgatcgtgcacctcTTTCCCCTCGAGCTCGGAGAAACGGAGAGAGCAGCACTGGATCAAGATGGGGTAGGTGTAGTTGTCGATGGACATAAAACCGTTCTTTAACATTGATTTGTACAGAAAGATTGCATCTTCTGCTCTGTTCCGTTGCACAAAAGCTTTCAGCATTGTGTTCCAAATGAAGCCGTTTGGGTTGTCGATGTTTGTGAAGATTTTGTGAGAATAATCAATTTGAACAAAGGGTGAATCGGTGGAAAACTTGAGAACTCTGCTAGCAGCATAAGTGTCTCTGATAAGACCAGAGCAGATGGTTTGACATAAAATTTGATAAAAGAGCCTCGGATTTCGGCATTGGGTTAAAAGAGTCTCCAATTCCGAGCAAGTAATTGTACTTCTTGAAGCGGATTTCTGGTTAAGGGATGATCTGATTGCTGAAAATGCGCTTAGCTTTGCAGAGCTCATATCAGGTCAATGAAATATACAGACGAGAGAGATATCAGGTTTGAATCATCATATGAATTTGGGTTAAGTTTTGCCACAGCTTTGCTATATATATAGTTCTTTAATTTatgggataattgcgtgaaaatacacaaactttgccaaaaattcatatttgacgcgaagttaggattttacattttaatacaccaactttcgttgttgtccaaatttgacacgacttaattcttaaaaattaaaaaaacaacccctttttataaataattatacaaagacacacttatgttattatttgggacatttaaaccaaaacaagatatttccttaggatgttttcttttaatctttgatccgcgcctaaaatggtttaaaagaaaacatcataaggaaatatcttgttttggtttaaatgtctcaaactataacataagtgggtctttgtataattatttacaaaaaggggttgttttttgaatttttaagaattaagtcgtgtcaaatttggacaacaacgaaagttgatgtattaaaatgtaaaatcctaactttgcgtcaaatatggatttttggcaaagtttgtgtatttaggtgcaattttctcTTAATTTATAAGGCAATTTTTATATTACAGAGATGATGTGCGTTCGCacataaaaagaaattattttaatatttatcattttaatgtattttttgaatcaattattaattaattttttaaaagtatAAAGTTATAGaactcataaaataaaaattttattttatttaattaaacatcacCTAATTTTGTCTTCGTATTTATTTAATAGGTTTCATTcatctttacataattaattttaattccaaaaATTCTAGCAAAATTAAACTTCTAAAAAACAAGTATTAAGTAATTCtttgtattttaattctaaatcattaaaattatatataaaaaatagtagTAGTAACTTACATGATGAAAAGTCCCAATAGATACTACTACTTAAAtaactattaaaatataaagaataaaccatgatatatttatagatatattatatgtataatatattaaattacataattgaccttcaattaaatatatatacaatggATGTAATAGGTATACGATGGATGTAATAGGCAAAtgaaattttatgaaataagGCTCTATAGATTGATAGATAGTACACGAGTTTTTAAACCTGAGACCTCAATAACATGTGAGTGATACTTTGTCACCATGTGAGAGATAGTACACGAGTAATTTTAAGCTATGAACTATAAGTAACCTTTTTAAAAACCCAACATAGATGTAATTTAACGTCCCTTTATTAGAAGAGGCAATCTTGAATTATCCACACATTGAGAGGGAATCATCGTAGACATGTAATAGTAATAGTACTACATAATATCCAGCTcaattatttgagaattgtgggCACAACAATTGAAGGCGCAATTAAATGAGTCATATTTTTGGCAGAAGCAAAGCTGAGTGATCAATGGCCTCACACCTCAACTTCATCCTCATACCATTCATGGCGCCCGGCCACATCACCCCAATGATCAACATGGCCCATTCCCTCTCCAAACACGGCGTCGCCGCCGCCATCATCCTCACCCACTTCGACGCCGCCCGCTTCAGCTCAGCCATCGACCCCATCCGCCTCCTCAAGATCCGCTTCCCCTCCTCGGAGGCCGGCCTCCCGCCCGCCTGCCAAAGCGCCGACACCCTCCCGTCGCACGACCTCCTCCCCAACTTCGCCGCCGCCATCAAAATGCTGCAGCGCCCCGTCCGGCAAATGCTGCGGGAGCTCCACCCCACTCCCAGCTGCATCATCTCCGACAAGCTCCTCACGTGGACAGCCGCCACCTGCGACGAGCTGCAGCTCCCGAGGATCGTCTTTGACGGGATGAACTGCTTCACTCAGTTAGTCACACACAACCTCTGCGTCTCCAACGTTTACCAAACTGACCAGCCCTTCCTGGTGCCCGGCTTGCCCGACCGGGTCGAGCTCACCCGCCTGCAGCTGCCGGGATTCTTCAATCCCGGGCCCAAGCACGTCCCCGGTTTCCGCGAGCAAGTCCGGGAAACCGAGGCCTCTGCATATGGGGTGGTGGTGAATAGCTTCGAGGAGCTCGAGAAGAGTTATTTCCACGAGTTTCGGAAGGTGAGAGGCGGTAAGGTTTGGTGTGTAGGGCCTTTATCTCTTTGCAGTTCAAAAAATATGGTGAAAGAAGTCTCGATTGATTCTGATCCATGCCTCAAGTGGCTTGATGGTAGGGAGCCTGCTTCTGTTGTCTACGCTTGTCTCGGAAGCCTTAGCCGCCCGTCGCCTGCTCAGTTCGCGGAGCTTGCGTTGGGCCTCGAAGCGTCGGAACGTCCGTTCATTCTTGTGGCGAAAGGAGCAGAGATATGGAAATGGATTGGAGACGAGGGAATCGAGGAGAGAACGAGAGAGAGGGGGGTTTTCGTTCGGGATTGGGCGCCCCAGGAGGCGATCTTGTCGCAGCCTGGGGTGGGGGCGTTCCTGACGCACTGTGGGTGGAACTCGACTCTAGAAGGGATATGCGCGGGCCTCCCGATGGTGACGTGGCCGTTGTTTGCCGAGCAGTTTTTGAATGAGAAGTTAGTGGTTGGGATTCTTGAGATAGGTGTGGGAGTAGGTGCAAAATGTGTAGTGCATGTGGGAGAGGAAGAGGGTGAGAAGAAGGTGAGGAGAGATGGGATTAAGGAGGCCATTGAAATGGTCATGGATAAGGGAAGTGAAGGGTGCAAGAGAAGGAAAAGAGCACAAGAATTTGCAGAGATTGCCAAAGGAGCAGTGAGAGAAGGAGGGTCTTCCTTCCTCAACGTTGAAGACCTCATTCAAGATATCCATCGTTTCACCAAAAACAAGAAACAAATCGATACAGCAGGCTGAGttttttttgtgattattataaTCTACTGTGTTTTGCAAGAGGAAGTGATCCATTTACCTTCTTGGGCTTATCAGCAGAGATTTGATGGCGATTATTGggataaattcaattaaaaagaTTTCTTAATTGTTTGAACCTGTTTGTTAGAGCACACAAGTGTAAATCTCTGTGGCAGGTATGCCAtgattcaataatttaaaattcagatTTGCTATCAACATATTCAAAGTAGTGAAGTCACTAATTTCTCTATCAAGAAAGTTATTAGGCATAACAGAAGCTGAGATAGGTGTAGGTTGTAAGGATAATTACAACCTACACCAATCTCACATGGTGCCTAAAGTTTATATAATAGGGAAAGAGAATATTGTTGGAAAAGacttcataatatattttttttctttttgaaaacaTTTTTTGTTAAGCACAACCCCAATACACAATGCCCGACATTATGTTTTTTAtcagttatttttaatgaacTAGTACACTCAAAAAAAGGCAACACATAGTCAAGCCTCTTTACATAAAATTGTTTTCTTCATATCTCGAGATTAAGAAAAAGGCAAACATTCAACAGTTAGATTTCTCCAGTTATATTCTTACTTGGCTACAGTTTGCTGCTTGCCATCTGGTATGGCGAAGAGGACTATAGGCTTTGATGGTCGAATCAGAGGAGCATCGCATCGGTAATACCCTTTTCTCTCCAGCTGTATAACGTCACCACGCTTCAAGTTCCGCATATCAGACTCCCCAAGAGCTGATGTCTCTGTTCTTGTACAGGGATTAACCACATCGGTGAAatcttcatcttcctcaagCTTTAGTCATCAAACAATTCAAACAAGATTATAACAAGTTAATTGAAAGATAGCTTAactcataaaaattaaaattaaaagaaactcTTCTCCCACCTTCTTCTTTGTTATAAGATAATCAAAATCAACCAACGTCAGTCTGACTAGCTCGTTGACATCCGAAAGCCAGGTGAGCTTCAACTTTGTCTTCTTAACATCACCTTTAAGATGTAAGACCCCTACCAGCTGAGTAACTATCCCAttttcatctttcttgatttcCTTGACAATTGCGTTACCCCAATCCTTTAAAGTTACTTCCTCATTCACAGAGATTGATTGGGCATCAGCATAATCTATCCACAACCTATTTGAGTAAGTCACGGCTTTCTCTCCAGCGCCTTCATACTTTTTATGTTTTTGTAAAATGCGTACAAAAGGAACTTCGGGGCCATCAGTTAGGATTAGTAATACACGCCGTTCCTCAATAACAGCGGTATGCCTAGGGCACACTGGATCAATGATCTTCTTATTAATTGCCCATAGTTTGTCCCACTCCATGAGATTAAGATTCTTCGATGCACCCTAATAAGTTGCACCAAGAAAAAAGATGTGAGCCTACTCACAAGCATTATAaagaaatcaaaatataaagTAACGAGGAATTTTATTAACAAAACAGTGCTACCA harbors:
- the LOC131008953 gene encoding UDP-glycosyltransferase 1-like, whose translation is MASHLNFILIPFMAPGHITPMINMAHSLSKHGVAAAIILTHFDAARFSSAIDPIRLLKIRFPSSEAGLPPACQSADTLPSHDLLPNFAAAIKMLQRPVRQMLRELHPTPSCIISDKLLTWTAATCDELQLPRIVFDGMNCFTQLVTHNLCVSNVYQTDQPFLVPGLPDRVELTRLQLPGFFNPGPKHVPGFREQVRETEASAYGVVVNSFEELEKSYFHEFRKVRGGKVWCVGPLSLCSSKNMVKEVSIDSDPCLKWLDGREPASVVYACLGSLSRPSPAQFAELALGLEASERPFILVAKGAEIWKWIGDEGIEERTRERGVFVRDWAPQEAILSQPGVGAFLTHCGWNSTLEGICAGLPMVTWPLFAEQFLNEKLVVGILEIGVGVGAKCVVHVGEEEGEKKVRRDGIKEAIEMVMDKGSEGCKRRKRAQEFAEIAKGAVREGGSSFLNVEDLIQDIHRFTKNKKQIDTAG
- the LOC131008917 gene encoding pentatricopeptide repeat-containing protein At3g62890-like → MSSAKLSAFSAIRSSLNQKSASRSTITCSELETLLTQCRNPRLFYQILCQTICSGLIRDTYAASRVLKFSTDSPFVQIDYSHKIFTNIDNPNGFIWNTMLKAFVQRNRAEDAIFLYKSMLKNGFMSIDNYTYPILIQCCSLRFSELEGKEVHDHVVKMGFCGDVYVVNNLITMYSVCGRIGDARKVFDESPALDSVSWNSILAGYVSAGSVEDAKALYARMPKRNIIASNSMIVLLGRSGRLIEAHQLFDEMEEKDVVSWTAMISCYEQNMMYEEALDMFLAMCRKGISVDEVVLVSVLSACSHLVRARMGESVHGLVTKVGFESYVNLQNALIHMYSRWEDVSAAEKLFEAGCVLDMISWNSMISGYIKCGLVDKARELFDSMPEKDVVSWSSMISGNAQHGNFSEMLALFHEMQRGGVVKPDETTLVSVVSACAHLAALEQGKWLHAYIRKNGMKVNMILGTTLINMYMKCASVEEAMEVFDGMEEKGVSSWNALILGLAMNGQVERSLETFEEMKRRGMLPNEVTFVAVLGACRHIGLVEKGRECFDSMVKDYGIEPNIKHYGCLVDLLGRAGLLKEAEEVIDTMPMAADIATWGALLGACKKHGDKEMGERLGRKLIQLEPQHDGFHVLLSNIYASKGNWENVVEIREMMTRQGVVKTPGCSVIEAGGGVHEFVAGDRSHPRMREIEAMLAEMVRRLKSLGYAPGTDEVLLDIDEEEKETNLFRHSEKLAIAFGLFATAAPAPIRIVKNLRICSDCHQAAKLVSKAFDRVIVVRDRHRFHHFSSGSCSCNDYW
- the LOC131009051 gene encoding uncharacterized protein LOC131009051 isoform X2, giving the protein MRLELLQPYLNLSSRNSSWRQRDCSKFRSRGPSSWRMLYGLDMNSDKGILLAADNFGLLYMMSTPRSSRALTSQASASIRRVVSDGYPTGSG
- the LOC131009051 gene encoding uncharacterized protein LOC131009051 isoform X1, producing the protein MRLELLQPYLNLSSRNSSWRQRDCSKFRSRVIIYVFIYGPSSWRMLYGLDMNSDKGILLAADNFGLLYMMSTPRSSRALTSQASASIRRVVSDGYPTGSG